The proteins below are encoded in one region of Methylobacillus flagellatus KT:
- the trxB gene encoding thioredoxin-disulfide reductase codes for MATKHARLLILGSGPAGYTAAVYAARANLKPVLITGIAQGGQLMTTTEVDNWPADADGVLGPELMARFQKHAERFNTEIIFDHIHTTHLTEKPIRLVGDAGEYTCDALIIATGASAKYLGLPSEEAFAGKGVSACATCDGFFYRNQEVAVIGGGNTAVEEALYLANIASKVTLVHRRDKFKAEAILVDKLMERVKEGRIVLETFQTLDEVLGDDSGVTGIRLKDVNSGATKEIALKGVFIAIGHKPNTDIFEGQLEMEGGYIVTKAGREGNFTATSVPGVFAAGDVQDHIYRQAVTSAGTGCMAALDAERYLDQLS; via the coding sequence ATGGCAACAAAACATGCTCGCTTGCTGATCCTGGGTTCCGGCCCGGCAGGCTATACTGCTGCCGTGTACGCAGCGCGCGCCAACCTGAAGCCCGTGCTGATTACTGGTATCGCCCAGGGGGGCCAGCTCATGACCACGACTGAGGTGGACAACTGGCCCGCCGACGCCGATGGCGTACTGGGCCCGGAGTTGATGGCACGCTTCCAGAAGCATGCAGAGCGCTTCAACACGGAAATCATCTTTGACCACATTCATACCACGCACTTGACAGAAAAGCCGATCCGATTGGTCGGTGACGCCGGTGAATACACATGTGATGCCTTAATCATTGCGACCGGCGCTTCTGCCAAATATCTCGGGCTGCCGTCTGAAGAGGCTTTCGCTGGCAAGGGCGTTTCTGCCTGCGCCACCTGCGATGGCTTCTTCTATCGCAACCAGGAAGTCGCCGTGATCGGGGGCGGCAACACCGCCGTGGAAGAAGCACTGTATCTGGCCAACATCGCCAGCAAGGTGACCCTGGTGCATCGGCGTGACAAGTTCAAGGCCGAGGCTATCCTCGTGGACAAACTCATGGAGCGCGTCAAGGAAGGCCGCATTGTGCTGGAAACCTTCCAGACCCTGGATGAAGTCTTGGGCGATGATTCCGGCGTCACCGGCATCCGGCTTAAAGACGTCAACAGCGGCGCCACCAAGGAAATCGCACTCAAGGGCGTATTCATCGCCATTGGCCACAAACCAAACACCGATATCTTTGAGGGTCAGCTGGAAATGGAAGGCGGCTACATCGTCACCAAGGCCGGGCGTGAAGGCAACTTCACAGCCACCAGCGTACCGGGGGTTTTCGCCGCTGGCGATGTACAGGACCATATCTACCGCCAGGCGGTGACCAGTGCCGGCACAGGCTGCATGGCAGCACTGGATGCCGAGCGCTACCTAGACCAATTGTCTTGA